One stretch of Nicotiana tabacum cultivar K326 chromosome 18, ASM71507v2, whole genome shotgun sequence DNA includes these proteins:
- the LOC142172903 gene encoding fatty acid elongase 3-like, with protein sequence MESLYSSIHYWLVDHPNISQFEWKQGHNFGSSLLFLTLSVSIYLSFTLLSLRFSTLLPSISTTTMRPITAAHSLILCLLSIIMVIGCTLSILHQMPPNDWTWVVCFPANHTLTRGPVFFWIYFCYLSKILEFIDTLLIILSSSRSRRLSFLHIYHHAIVTVLAYVGLQASQSQLGLAVIINSSIHVLMYAYYFLSAIGKRPWWKKLVTNCQIVQFMFGFLCSAIMLYYHFTSEFGCTGVGSWCFGFAFNASLLVLFLDFHSKNYTNNIKKELDKDK encoded by the coding sequence ATGGAGTCTCTTTACTCTAGCATCCATTACTGGCTTGTTGACCATCCGAACATCAGCCAATTCGAGTGGAAACAGGGCCACAATTTTGGTTCCTCCCTACTTTTCCTCACACTATCAGTGTCTATCTACTTGTCCTTCACTCTATTATCTCTCAGATTCTCAACATTACTTCCCAGCATCTCTACTACCACCATGCGCCCCATTACAGCAGCCCACAGCCTCATTCTCTGTCTCCTCTCTATCATCATGGTCATTGGCTGCACCCTCTCTATTCTCCATCAAATGCCACCCAATGATTGGACGTGGGTCGTCTGCTTCCCCGCCAATCATACTCTTACACGTGGACCAGTGTTCTTCTGGATTTATTTCTGCTACCTTTCCAAGATTCTTGAATTCATAGATACCCTTCTAATCATACTCAGCAGCTCTCGCTCGCGAAGGCTGTCGTTCCTCCACATCTACCACCATGCAATTGTGACTGTTCTCGCTTATGTCGGGCTCCAGGCTTCTCAGTCGCAGTTAGGTCTTGCTGTCATCATTAATTCTTCGATTCACGTTCTAATGTATGCCTATTATTTCCTCTCTGCTATAGGAAAAAGGCCGTGGTGGAAGAAGCTGGTCACAAACTGTCAAATTGTCCAATTCATGTTTGGCTTTCTATGTTCGGCTATAATGTTGTATTATCACTTTACTAGTGAGTTTGGATGCACCGGCGTTGGGTCTTGGTGCTTCGGTTTTGCGTTTAATGCCTCACTTTTGGTGctctttcttgattttcattCCAAAAACTATACCAACAACATCAAGAAGGAGCTGGACAAAGACAAATAA